Proteins co-encoded in one Malus sylvestris chromosome 7, drMalSylv7.2, whole genome shotgun sequence genomic window:
- the LOC126630347 gene encoding protein NETWORKED 4A-like isoform X1, translating to MVDMERTELKKSDSAGLDNSITPDSSMWLVEYLEEMDQSIKQMLKLIKEDGDSLPNKDEMFLQKMSELVQEFHRMYRSLAGCFEHLTKEAHKGFGGSEYGFNQGSPLLTPDANHGLRKSDDQVVGFDISLSSDGSSPALTLKNGAESSSSSSLGSESDSPNSPVSNYSVPPPSADFDSQGWQQKIAELETKLSSLKEKLQVKESDLTMEKMRVFELQEQIVELENRASDRDNEIRKLMEDLEVTKERLKGSDEKIANLKHELADIISKGADQMQGVESQLDSERKHVSELQERIVRYNADIFGRDLEVMQLKRALRDAQEQFSLEKADLQADISSFAAKQIVLDMRLEELSLRNKRLEDEIRQCETNKMETESLHAVYEMALQDDISRLKVEVADKNGHVEAVNEDLDMFKLKCDMLMAEKDELNGRAQTFMANVSSRDNQIQEMAGHLSRLQTEHEGLIVGSESARRLVDELKTRVEELQQEVKRQSVVISDGAEEKREVIRQLCFSLEHYRSGYQELRQAFTGHRQRLVCF from the exons ATGGTTGATATGGAGAGAACAGAACTGAAGAAGTCAGATTCAGCAGGGTTGGACAATAGTATCACTCCAGATAGTTCAATGTGGCTGGTAGAATATCTGGAAG AGATGGACCAGAGCATTAAGCAAATGCTGAAGCTGATCAAAGAAGATGGTGATTCTTTGCCCAACAAAGACGAGATGTTTTTGCAGAAGATGTCGGAATTAGTTCAGGAATTTCACCGGATGTATCGGTCACTGGCCGGGTGCTTTGAACACTTGACCAAAGAAGCACATAAGGGGTTTGGAGGTTCTGAATATGGTTTCAACCAAGGCTCTCCTCTGCTGACTCCTGATGCTAATCATGGTTTGCGGAAATCCGATGATCAAGTTGTTGGTTTTGATATATCACTAAGCTCAGATGGTTCTAGTCCAGCTCTTACTTTAAAGAATGGCGCTGAATCGTCTTCCTCTTCATCATTGGGATCCGAGTCAGATTCTCCTAATTCCCCTGTCAGCAATTACTCGGTTCCACCTCCAAGCGCCGATTTTGATAGTCAGGGATGGCAGCAGAAGATTGCTGAGCTTGAAACTAAACTATCTAGCTTGAAAGAGAAGCTCCAGGTGAAGGAGTCTGATCTTACAATGGAGAAAATGCGTGTCTTTGAGCTGCAAGAACAGATAGTTGAGTTGGAAAATCGTGCATCAGACAGAGATAATGAGATTCGGAAATTGATGGAGGACTTGGAAGTGACTAAAGAAAGGCTTAAGGGGTCGGACGAAAAGATTGCGAATTTGAAGCATGAACTTGCCGATATAATTTCCAAAGGCGCTGATCAAATGCAAGGTGTTGAATCTCAACTTGACTCGGAGAGAAAGCATGTTTCGGAGCTGCAGGAGAGGATTGTGAGGTACAATGCTGACATATTCGGCCGTGATCTTGAGGTGATGCAGCTGAAGAGGGCATTGCGTGATGCACAGGAACAATTCTCACTTGAGAAAGCAGACCTGCAGGCTGACATTTCAAGTTTTGCAGCGAAACAAATTGTCTTGGACATGAGACTCGAAGAATTGAGTTTGAGAAACAAGAGGTTAGAGGACGAGATAAGGCAATGTGAAACGAATAAGATGGAAACGGAAAGTCTGCATGCTGTCTACGAGATGGCATTGCAAGATGATATAAGCCGCCTGAAGGTAGAAGTTGCTGATAAAAATGGACATGTGGAAGCTGTAAATGAAGACTTGGACATGTTTAAACTGAAATGTGACATGCTGATGGCGGAGAAAGACGAGCTCAATGGTAGGGCTCAAACGTTCATGGCGAATGTGAGTTCCCGCGACAATCAGATTCAGGAAATGGCGGGACATCTTAGTCGGTTACAAACAGAACACGAGGGTCTGATCGTTGGATCCGAAAGTGCGCGTAGGCTAGTAGATGAGCTGAAAACAAGAGTGGAGGAGTTGCAGCAAGAGGTGAAAAGGCAGAGTGTTGTGATCTCGGATGGGGCTGAGGAGAAAAGAGAGGTGATCCGGCAGCTTTGTTTCTCGCTGGAGCACTACAGGAGCGGATACCAAGAGCTCCGCCAAGCGTTTACCGGCCACAGGCAGCGCCTAGTATGTTTCTGA